One region of Triticum aestivum cultivar Chinese Spring chromosome 6B, IWGSC CS RefSeq v2.1, whole genome shotgun sequence genomic DNA includes:
- the LOC123137155 gene encoding serine/threonine-protein kinase Nek6, whose product MEQYEVVEQIGRGAYGTAYLVHHKAEKKRYVMKKIRLTKQNDKFQRTAYQEMSLMASLSNPYIVEYKDGWVDEGTSVCIVTSYCEGGDMAQRIKKARGVLFSEERVCRWFTQLLLALDYLHCNRVLHRDLKCSNILLTKDNNIRLADFGLAKLLMEDLASSVVGTPNYMCPEILADIPYGYKSDIWSLGCCMFEILAHRSAFKATDMATLVNKINRSSISPMPPIYSSSLKQIVKSMLRKNPEHRPTAGELLRHPYFQPYLAESVNCSPIYLPVKPNKSNLGDKQSRKPSGGRKKVGKASGSSEALQAAAEQTSETRDRSTNYSDLSTVGTQDACILQMSVDPEARNKQELTAHVLSPQHVEENLAATTDGQIDETIRLKTIRTRSPVEAAPVNSASQKVNEAPIPNDEMTIGVVQEHRKGVKTESCQGVKQGMGDVDVVTEESSPVSTLKLGNAGSAPAEFDHLNIVQQRADALESLLEICAKLLEQERLDELAGVLRPFGEGAVSSRETAIWLTKSLMTPPKLGGSP is encoded by the exons ATGGAGCAGTACGAGGTGGTGGAGCAGATCGGCCGGGGCGCCTATGGCACCGCCTACCTCGTCCACCACAAGGCCGAGAAGAAGAG GTACGTGATGAAGAAGATCCGGCTGACCAAGCAGAACGACAAGTTCCAGCGGACCGCCTACCAGGAG ATGTCCCTCATGGCCAGCCTCAGCAACCCCTACATCGTCGAGTATAAGGACGGATGGGTCGACGAG GGGACCTCCGTCTGCATCGTCACAAGTTACTGCGAAGGAGGTGACAT GGCGCAGAGGATCAAGAAGGCAAGAGGCGTCCTCTTCTCGGAAGAG AGGGTGTGCCGGTGGTTCACACAGTTGCTCTTGGCCCTTGACTACCTGCACTGCAACCGCGTGCTCCACCGTGACCTCAAG TGTTCCAATATCTTGTTAACCAAGGATAACAACATACGACTTG CTGATTTCGGGTTAGCAAAATTACTCATGGAGGATCTTGCCTCGTCG GTAGTAGGAACCCCAAACTACATGTGCCCAGAAATACTCGCGGACATACCTTATGGTTACAAATCTGATATATGGTCGCTTG GTTGCTGTATGTTCGAGATTTTAGCACACCGCTCTGCATTCAAAGCTACA GACATGGCAACATTAGTCAACAAAATAAACAGATCGTCAATATCCCCAATGCCCCCAATATACTCATCGTCACT GAAGCAGATAGTTAAGAGTATGCTGAGGAAAAATCCAGAACATAGACCAACT GCTGGGGAGCTATTGAGACACCCATATTTCCAGCCATATCTGGCTGAATCAGTCAACTGCTCTCCAATCTACCTTCCAGTAAAACCCAACAAGAGTAACCTGGGAGACAAGCAGTCAAGAAAACCAAGTGGCGGCAGAAAGAAAGTCGGCAAAGCCAGCGGATCCAGCGAAGCATTACAAGCAGCAGCAGAGCAAACATCAGAAACAAGAGACAGGTCGACAAACTATTCAGATCTATCAACTGTTGGTACCCAGGATGCCTGCATTTTGCAAATGTCAGTGGATCCTGAAGCCAGAAACAAGCAAGAGCTAACAGCTCATGTTTTATCACCTCAACATGTAGAGGAGAATTTGGCAGCAACAACTGATGGACAGATTGATGAGACAATACGTCTTAAAACTATCAGAACCCGCAGTCCAGTAGAGGCTGCGCCGGTTAACAGTGCAAGTCAAAAGGTTAATGAGGCACCGATACCAAATGATGAAATGACGATTGGAGTGGTGCAAGAGCACAGGAAGGGTGTGAAGACAGAGTCTTGTCAAGGAGTAAAACAAGGCATGGGTGATGTAGATGTTGTCACGGAGGAATCATCACCAGTGAGCACGCTAAAATTGGGAAATGCAGGCAGCGCACCTGCCGAGTTTGATCATCTGAACATAGTGCAGCAGAGAGCTGATGCTCTAGAGTCACTTCTTGAGATATGTGCAAAGCTACTGGAGCAGGAGAGGCTTGATGAGCTCGCAGGTGTTCTTCGACCGTTTGGCGAAGGAGCTGTCTCATCTAGAGAGACCGCGATATGGCTGACGAAAAGTCTCATGACTCCACCAAAGCTTGGAGGGTCCCCATGA